The DNA region GTAATTGATTTAAAAAATTCACTACTCCATATTTCTAAAATTGATATATCTTTAATGAAAGGTTCTATATCTTTTTTTGCTTTTTCATAGTCTATTTCACTAAATTTTTTATATAATAAATCTTTAATATCTTGAAGTTCAAATTTTCTAGCATTTTCTACTCCTGATTCGTACAATCTTTCACACAAATGTTTATGATTAAATTTTATTGATTTTGAAATATAAAAAATATAGTCATATAAATCTCTACCTTTAATTCTATTTCCCCAATTTCTCATCAATAAAGCATGTATTTTACCAGCAAACAAAGACTCTTTATCATATAATTTTATTTCATATGGAACTGGTAACAATGAATATTTTGTTTCAAATGTAGCAAATTTTGGTGGGTTGATATCTATTTCAAATTTTATTTTTAAAACTTCATTACTAGGCACATTTTTATAAATATTATCATCAGAATAAAATAATAGTAAATGTTCTTTTGTATTTGCTTTTAAAAAAGTAGATTTAATATTACTTTCTTTGGTTTTTATTTTTTCTTTAATATCAATATTTAAACCAAAAGATTTTATTTCTTTTTCTAATAAAGGAAAATATTTTTCTAAATTAAAATTTATATCTTTTTTTATAAGCGAAAAATCTAAATCTTCTGAAAATCTATCTAAGTTATAGAAAAGTCTTAATGCTGTTCCCCCATAAAATGAAGCTTCTTTAAAAAATCCAACCTTACTAAGACTACAAAGAACTATTTCTTGTATAATTTCTTTCATTGCATTTTTCTTATCTAAATCTGTAATAATATCATATTTTTTCAACATTTCTTCTATTATATTATTCATTTTTTAACCCCCTTAAAAAAATGGCTAATTTTTTAACATTGGTACTATGATATAACACAGATAATTCTTTTATTATATCACTATTCAAATTAATTAATTCGTCTATATCTATTCTTAAATCTTCTATAAGTAAATCTCTCATTTCATTTTGATTAGCAACTGGACTAATAGTATATAATTTATCACAAAGGGCTTTTTCTGGACTTGCAATTCTAAAATAATAATCTCCATCTTTAACAATTCTCAATTCATAAGGAAAGGCTTTTGATGGAATATCTCTAAATGTAAAATTACCAAATAATGTCTTATATGTTTTCTTTTTCTTTTTTTCAAAACTAGCAGAAGTTACGGTTTCTACTCTTTCTGGAATTAAGCCATAATAACTAAGAGCAAATTCAAATGAAATATACGAAGGTCCATAAATACTTGCAGCAAGTAAATGTGGTGATACATTTTTATTGTCTTCATATAAACCCCTTATTATTGGTATATATTTACCATTTTTTACTAGCCTTGCAAGTTTATCAGCAGGACTTTTATAATTTACTAATTTTTCTAATATCATTTCAGTTGTGTATATCATATTTTCACCTCTTAATCTAATTATACTCTATTAACTGGTGAAAATCAAATACTAATGTATTATATAAAGCATAATTAAAACATTTAATTTAATATCATCTTTAATTTTTCAATTTGCTCTTCTGTTGCATTAACTAAACCAAGCATTTTATGTCTACTAAATTTAGGTCTTGTAATTTTTGATAATTCTAATGCAATACTTGCAAATTTTGATGCTTCATTTTTTCTATTCATTGCATAACAAAGGTTTGCCATCAAATTATTATAATAAAATTTTTCATTATCAAAAGATAAGTATTCTCTATCAAATTTTTCAATTCCCATTTTATATGCCTCTTTAAATTTATCTTTTTGATTAGTAAGTAATATAAGTTCACATAATTTTAAATCTGCCAACCCAGAAGTCCCACTTCTAGTTTTTGTATAATAATATTCTGTTACTATTCTAAAATAGTATTCAGCATTTACAAAATCTTTTTTGCTAAAATAAAAATCTCCTAGTTGTTCTTTTGCTGTAATACTATCAAATTCATCAGAATAAAAATTAATTACCCTTTCCATTAACTCAATACCCTTTTTTTCAAATATTTCGTTTGAAGAAGAAAGCAAATAAGTTGCTTGTATTCTTAAATATTGAGATTTATTATAATTGCCTCTTGAGCGTTTTAAACGATTTTCAAATTCTTTTTCTATTTCTTCGTTCCAAATTGTATTTCTATACCAATTTTCTTTATTCACATTTTCACCTCTTAATCTAATTATACTCTATTAACCGGTGAAAATAAAGTAAAATTATATAAAAAATCTTGTGCACTCTCATTAAAAACACAAGATTTACAATTAACTATAAATTAAATCTTTTATATTCATTAAATATAGCATTAGATTATCTTTGTACAAAATACAAAAAGTTACAATCAATATAATAGGCCAAACGGCTAAAATACTTGCTCTTATTTTTTTATTATTTCTGTATAATCTTAAAGATTTTGAAGCATTATACATTAATATAGATGGATAAGATATTGATATTAAAAAAATTGCTCCATCTGACCCTGGTGTATGTAATGAACTAATTCCTTTATAAAGTACAAAAGGGTATATTAAAATTGGAATTAATCCTATTATTAGAAATATTTTTATAAGCCAATGAAATTTCCCTTTTTTATTATCTAATTCTTTATATCTATTTTCTGTTGTTCTTAATTTTATCATTTAACTACCCCGCTTAATGATTAAATTTATCTTTATTTAAATTTTAATTTTACCCAAGGACTATTTTCTTTTGTTAATAATTCTTGTGCTATAATCATCATTCCTTCATTTGCAGAATTTAGACCACCCCACATACCTCTACCAATTATATAACTTTTTGAAAATTCTTCCCAAGTATTAAAGTTATCAGTTGCCAACTTATATGCCTTGTCAATATAGTTCCATGTTTCATTTTCTGTAATATAACCTGTATCAAAACACATTCTACTAAGATATACTAAACGGCCACAATCCCAACCTATATTTTTGTATTTTTCTAATTCATAAACATTTGAAATAATCTTATTTTTTTCTAAACTGTCCCAAGTATCTTGTAAATTTGTAAGTTGATCATATGCTTTAATAACATCTTCTTCCCAATCTCCATAACTTTCATAATTATCTTTTATACTCTCAAATTCTTTGATAATAATATTTTTATGTTGGTCATAATCAGGGTTTTTATATGCTTTCATAACTATATCAAAATAGTATCTAAATCCTTTATCAACTAGATATTGTAATGTTTCATTGGCTTCATCTGAATTACTTATTCCCCACCATTCAGCTAAGCCATTTATAAGCTCTGATTTATTAAGTCCAGTTGTAAGTGAATTTATATATGCAGTTTGTTGTTCGCTATATAAAGCACCTATTGCTATTTTTTTATACTGTTCATCACTTATATTAGATTTTTCATTAATGTAAATACTGCTAAATAATCCTTTTCTTAACTTGTTAAGTTTACTAAAAAATCCCACTATAATCTCCCCCTTTAAGCATTACAATATTTTTTCCAAAATTCCTCAAACTCTGTTGCTTCAACTTCTTGGTTACAATATGTTAAATAGTCTCCATCATTAGTGGTATCATTATCTTCTATAACTGAAAATGATGTATAACCTGCCATCATGCCACCTTTATGATAAATAGTATATTGACCCATTGTAATTTTAGCCTTTTCAATATCACTTCTTTTAAAATATTCTGCTTCAGTTGTACTTTCAAGTTTAGGGTTAGTTTTTAATATAACAATACTCATATCACTTTCACGATAACCTATTATTAAACTTGTATATGTGTATACAGCTTTACTTCTAACAATACCACCCCTAGTTGCATCCATACTAAAACCATATACAACCTTATAACTTTTACTATCATCTACTTGTCTAGAAAATAATAATCTCATTCTTTCCTTATTTTTATTTGATCTTTCTTCATCCCATTCTTTCTTTTTTAAAAAGAAATCAAATAATCCCATTTAAAACACCTCTCCCTTTTTTAAAATATACTATATTATACCCCTCCGCCCAATAAAGTCAATAATTTTAAGATAAAATTAAAAATTTTAAACAAAAAATATGCTATTAATAATATTATAAAATATCAATTCCATAATATTTATACTAAAGAAAAAAGAAAATTGGTACATATTCTAAAAACTATTTCACTCCTTCCAATATAATTAATTATGGTTTAATTACTGTTATTCATACTTTTGGTATAGATATCCACATATTAATTCGATTGTTACTCTTGAAAGTTTTAATAAAAATAATATTTTCCTTGAAAAAAATTACTTCAATGTCAAGGCTATTGCTAGTCAATGAAAAAAATTAGTTATTGATATTGTTAAAAATAGTAATTATCAAAATGATAATATTAAGAAAAAATCCTTTGATATATCTTGTAAAGTTTACAAAGATAAAACCAGATTTTTCTTTTCTGTTAGTCATAATAATTTAAATAATAATTTTTATACTATTAAACATATTGGTAGACATTTGAGATGAATCCTTTTTATCTAAACTTTTAATTCATATCTCTCTTAAATATTTTAAAATAATTTATAGCTTTAGTATTTACTCTCAAAATATTAATAAAAATATCAAAGATATTATGAAATCTATGAGAAAATATGTTTCTAAATACTCTAAATCTATATTTTTATAAATTTTTCAATTTATAATTTCTTTAGATATAAAAAACATGCACCTTACCTTTAACATTAGTTTTTCACCTTTGTATCTAGTTCATTGGTACATGTTATTTAATTCCAGTTTTTATAATTTTTATTCATTACTTTTTTTCATTTTTTTTTAAGAAATAAAATAATTCCATCTAAAACTCTTCTGTTTTTTCAAAATATACAATACACCATCCTCGTTCGTATCAATTTAATGGGAATAGCTTTTCTCTCATATATTTTTTTATTTTATAAAACATTATCAACCATAAAGAGATTTATAAAGTCCATTTTGAGCAATAAGTTCATCGTGAGTCCCTGATTCACATATCATTCCATTATTCATAACTATTATTTTATCAAATTTTTTAAGAGTATGCAGTCTATGTGCAACAACTACCATTGATTCTGATTTTTCTAATAAATATTTAAATATATAATCTTCAGATAAATTATCTAAAGCACTCGTAGGTTCATCAAGTATCAAAACAGGAGAATTTAAAGCAATTATCCTTGACAAAACGATTCTTTGTAGTTGTCCACCGGAAATATTAGTTCCCGAATTTGTTATTATAGTATCTATCCCAAGAGGATTTGCTTTAACAATTTCATTAATTCCTAATCTTTCACATATATCATAAATTTCACTTTCTGAAATTTTATTATCTTTTGCTGCAAGTAAAATATTATTTCTTATAGTTTCGTTAAATACAGATGAATTTTGATTACTATATGCAATAAACTTTGATATTTCTTCACGAGTAAACGTTGAAATATTCATATTATTAATTAATATCTCTCCATCAGAAACTTTTAATAATCCAGAAATTAATTTAAGTAGAGTACTTTTACCTGAGCCACTAGGACCTACAATAGCTATTCTATCTCCAGAATTTATAGTTAAATTTATATTTTTAAGACACATATCTTCAAATAAACTATATCTAAATGACATATTTTTTATAGTTAATGAAATAAATTTATTTATGGAATTTTTATTATCAATAGTAATGGATGAAT from Oceanivirga salmonicida includes:
- a CDS encoding nucleotidyl transferase AbiEii/AbiGii toxin family protein, with the translated sequence MNNIIEEMLKKYDIITDLDKKNAMKEIIQEIVLCSLSKVGFFKEASFYGGTALRLFYNLDRFSEDLDFSLIKKDINFNLEKYFPLLEKEIKSFGLNIDIKEKIKTKESNIKSTFLKANTKEHLLLFYSDDNIYKNVPSNEVLKIKFEIDINPPKFATFETKYSLLPVPYEIKLYDKESLFAGKIHALLMRNWGNRIKGRDLYDYIFYISKSIKFNHKHLCERLYESGVENARKFELQDIKDLLYKKFSEIDYEKAKKDIEPFIKDISILEIWSSEFFKSITNNLENI
- a CDS encoding type IV toxin-antitoxin system AbiEi family antitoxin domain-containing protein, whose product is MIYTTEMILEKLVNYKSPADKLARLVKNGKYIPIIRGLYEDNKNVSPHLLAASIYGPSYISFEFALSYYGLIPERVETVTSASFEKKKKKTYKTLFGNFTFRDIPSKAFPYELRIVKDGDYYFRIASPEKALCDKLYTISPVANQNEMRDLLIEDLRIDIDELINLNSDIIKELSVLYHSTNVKKLAIFLRGLKNE
- a CDS encoding DUF1266 domain-containing protein; the encoded protein is MGFFSKLNKLRKGLFSSIYINEKSNISDEQYKKIAIGALYSEQQTAYINSLTTGLNKSELINGLAEWWGISNSDEANETLQYLVDKGFRYYFDIVMKAYKNPDYDQHKNIIIKEFESIKDNYESYGDWEEDVIKAYDQLTNLQDTWDSLEKNKIISNVYELEKYKNIGWDCGRLVYLSRMCFDTGYITENETWNYIDKAYKLATDNFNTWEEFSKSYIIGRGMWGGLNSANEGMMIIAQELLTKENSPWVKLKFK